DNA sequence from the Tenacibaculum mesophilum genome:
GTCTATCTTGAATATCTGTCAAGCGTAATACAGAAATAACGCCACGTCCGTTTTCATCAATACGAGTTAAATCGTCAACATCAAATGATTTTTCTCCGAAGAATAAATCACCTCCTTGTTGCTCAATTTCAACAATTTTTCTGAGAATTGCTCCAGTACTTGCGGTAGAAATTCTTCCGTATTCTTTTTTAATCTCTTCTTTTCCTTCATTGGTTATGTATTGAAGGATTTTCTTGAAGTCTTTTAAGTCTAATAACGGTAATTGGTTATCATCACAATATTTAAAAATAATCGCTACAATTCCAGATTGTGTCTCCGTCAAATCTAAAATACGTGATAATAAAACAGGTCCAAATTCAGAAACTGTAGCACGTAAACGGACTCCGTTTTGTTCTGAAATAGATAAAATTTCTATTGGAAATTTTGTTGGAGTAAATGGTATTCCGATTTTTTCGTGGCGTTCATCAATCTTAACATGCCCAGGACTTGGTTGTGCTAATCCACTTAAGTCTCCTTTTACATCCATTAACAATACAGGTATTCCTTTTTCTGACATGTTTTCTGCCAGCACTTGCAAGGTTTTTGTTTTTCCTGTTCCTGTTGCTCCAGCTATTAATCCGTGACGATTTAATGTTTTTAAAGGAATATTTACATGAGCGTTTGTTACAGTTTCTTCTCCTAACATTCCTGCTCCTAGCGTAATAAACTCTCCTTTTGTTGTATAGCCTTCTTTGATGTAATTGAAAAACTCTTCGGTTTTACTCATTATTTATGACCTTTTTTGTGATAAAAACACGTAAAAGTAACAAAAATCATTCATTAAATTTTAATGTTGCCTATCTTTGCACCCTTATGTTGAAAAAAGAAGTACAAGAGTTAATTAATACAGGAGAAATGCTTCCGTTAATGGAAGAGTTTTACACGATTCAGGGAGAAGGGGCACACACTGGTACTGCTGCTTATTTTATTCGTATTGGCGGTTGCGATGTAGGTTGCCATTGGTGTGATGTAAAAGAAAGCTGGGATGCTAATTTACATCCGCCTACAAAAACGGATATTATTGTTGAAAATGCAAAGAAATATGCCGAAACTGTGGTAATTACAGGTGGAGAGCCTTTAATGTGGAGTTTAGACTATATTACAGGGCAACTTCAAGAAAAAGGTATTAAAACACATATTGAAACTTCTGGAGCGTATGACTTTTCTGGGGTTTGGGATTGGTTTTGTTTATCGCCTAAAAAAACAAAATTACCTTTAGAACGTGCTTATCAAGAAGCAGATGAGTTGAAAATGATTATTCATAATAAAAATGATTTTCAGTTTGCTGAGGAACAGGCTGCTAAAGTTGGTAAAAAATGTAAGTTGTTTTTACAACCTGAATGGAGTAAAAAGGAAAAAATGACTCCACAAATTATTGATTATGTGATGGAGCATCCTCAATGGAAAATTTCCTTACAAACACACAAGTATTTAAATATACCATAAACAAAAAAAGCAACCATACTTCGACTACGCTCAGTAAAAAGGTTGCTTTTTTAATATTCATTAGGTTCTATATGAATTAAAACATGCCCCAAGTCTGGGAGTTTTTCTCTTAAATAGTCTTTTAATTTATGAGCAATATCGTGTCCTTCTTTTACTGTAATAGTACTATCTACAATGGCATGTAAATCTACATGATATTTCATTCCTGCTTTACGAACAAAGCATTTTTCTGTTCCTAAAACACCTGCTACTTCCATAGATTTTTCTCTTATTTCTTCTATTAAATCGTCATATACATGTTCATCCATTATTTCACCCAGTGCTGGTCTAAAAATTAGGTAACTATTGTATAAAATAAAGAACGAAGCCAATAAAGCTGCCCAATCATCAGCAGTTTCATAACCTTCTTTAAAAATAAGTGCTATTGAAATCCCTATAAATGCCATTAAAGAAGTAATTGCATCACTTCTATGATGCCACGCATCTGCTTTTAAAGAAGAACTATTAGTTTCTTTACTCTTTCTGATAACCACTTGAAAGGATATTTCTTTCCAAATAATAATTGCCCCTAAAACGAGTAACGTCCATGGTTTAGGAGTTTTATGTGGAGTTTGGATATTCTGTATACTTTCATAGGCAATAATTGTAGCCGAAGTTACCAAAAAAGCAACTACTACAAAGGTGATTAAAGGTTCTATTTTTCCGTGTCCGTATGGGTGATTTTTATCTGCAGGTCTTTTCGCATATTTCAACCCTAACAACACTAAAAGAGAAGAAAAAATATCAGTAGTAGATTCAATTGCATCTGCTATTAACGCGTATGAGTTTCCAAAAATACCTGCTAGTCCTTTTATAATTGCTAAACTAGTATTGCTTAGAATACTAAAATAGGTGGTTTTTATAGCTAACTCTTCTTTACTCATTGAATTATGATATTACAATCTCTTTTTATGAGGTTGTACGAAGGTACTTGAAAAGTATTGAAAAAAAAAGACTCGCCAATTAGCGAGTCTCTTGGATAGTTTATAAAACTACCACTTTAACAACAATTAATAGTTAATAACGAATGAAAAATTAGTTCCAGCCTCCTCCTAAGGCTTTATATACTTTTACATTTGCTAATAATTGATCTCTTTTCGTTTCTATGATTTCAATTTTAGACTCTAATGCTTCTCTTTGTGTTAACAACACTTCTGTATATTCTGCTCTTGCTGATTTAAACAAACGAACTGAAAGATCTATAGATTCATTTAACGCTTCTACTTGTTGCTTTTTTAAATCGTAACTATTTTTCAAGTTGTCAATTTTTGAAAGCTCATTGGCTACTTCTAAATACGCATTTAAAATAGCTCTTTCGTATTCATAAACAGCTTGTAATTGTTTATTATTGGCTGTTTTATAAGCTGCTTTTATCGCATTTCTATTGATTAAAGGTCCTACAATATCTCCTGCTAAAGAATAGACTAACGATTCTGGTGTTGATGTTAAAAACTTAGGTTTAAATGCTTGTAACCCCACTCCTGCTTTAATTCCTATTGATGGATAAAAATTAGCTCGTGCTATTTTGGTATTCAATTTAGCTGCTGCTAACTCGTATTCAGCTCTCCTTAAATCGGGTCTGTTTTGTAACAGTTGTGATGGAATTCCTGCTTTTACTCCTTCAATAGGTTTGTCTATAAAATTATCTGAGTTTCTTTCTATAGGTTGTGGATACCTTCCTACTAAAAAGTTAATTTTATTTTCAGTTTCTACAATCTCTTGTTGAAGTTCGTATAGGTGACTTTGGTTTTTAAGTACACTCGCTTCAAACCTACGCACTGCTAATTCTGTTGTTCTTGCGGCTTGCTTTTGAAGCTTTACCATTTGCAATGCATTTTTTTGAATCTCTAAGTTTTGTGAAACCATAGATAATTCATTATCTAATGCTACTAATTCGTAATATGAATTTGCAATTTCTGAAACCAAATTAGTTACCATAAAGTTTTTTCCTTCAACACTAGCTAAGTATTCTAATACTGCTGCTTTCTTCTCATTTCGTAACTTCTTCCATACGTCTAGCTCCCAAGAAGCTGAAAGTCCTATTGAAAAATCAGTTAATGGTTCAGGAAATTTTTCACCTTCGCGGATATCTAAATTTTCTTCTACAGCACCATTTCTAGTATACTTCCCAACCTTTTCTAATTCAGCTCCTGCATACATATTTACAAACGGTAAATACTCACCTTTTTTTGCTTTGATGTTATTTTTTGAAATAGCTACTTGTTGTAACATTATGTTCAACTCTTGGTTGTTTGATAAAGCTGTATCTATCAGAGAAATTAAATGTGAATCTGAAAAAAAGTCACGCCATTTAATAGTAGCTGTACTTAATGAGTCTGCTGGTTGATTCTTAAAATTCTCTGGTACTGCTTTGTTCTCCTCTCTTAATACTTGATTTGGCACGCAAGAGCACAAAATTAAGAGGACAAGCACACTTAAAAAGTGTGCTTTTTTTATTACAAATGAACTTCTTCGTTTAGTTTTCATTGTTTTCTCTTTTAATTATTTTCTTTAGAAGTTTTTTAAGCTCTGTTATTTTAACTTTTGTTTTACTTCCTTCAACTTCATTTATTCTTATAAACTCTTCAGAAACTGGTTCATTAGCTTCGTCTTTAATTAAGCTTCTTCCATCACTCATTTTAGCAAATATGTAATAGAGACCTGGTATAATTAAAACTCCGAAAATGGTTCCTATTAACATTCCTCCTAAAGCTGACCCACCAATAGTTCTGTTTCCAATAGCTCCTGCTCCGTGAGCTATAACTAACGGTATTAATCCTGCTATAAATGCAAATGAAGTCATTAAAATTGGCCTGAATCGTTCTTTAGCTCCTTCAATAGCTGCTTCAAAAATTGTAGCTCCCTGGCTTCGTTTTAGTACTGCAAATTCTACAATTAACACTGCATTTTTACCTAATAAACCAACCAGCATTATTATTCCGATTTGTGCATATACATCATTCGCTAGGCCCATTAGTTTTAAGAGTGTGAATGACCCGTACACTCCTACTGGAAGTGAGAAAATCACTGCTAATGGCAGTATAAAACTTTCGTATTGTGCTGCTAACACAAAGTATACAAAAGCTAATACAATGATGAAAATATACACTGATTCATTACCTCTTTGTGCTTCATCATAGGTAAGTCCTTCCCAAGCAACATCATACCCTCTTGGTAATTCTTTTGCTGCTACTTCTTTAATTGCGTTAATAGCATCTCCACTTGTGTATCCTGATGCTGGTAACCCTCTAATAGCTGCTGAATTATATAAATTGTATCGTGTTATCTCATTAGGTCCTAGTTTTTTTTCTAAACTCATGAACGCTGAATAAGGCACCATTTTTCCTTCCTCATTTTTAACATATAGTTTTTCTAAATCTGAAGGGATTCTCCTGTATTCTGGCGCTGCTTGTGTATACACTTTAAAAAATCTACCAAAACGAATAAAACCTTGTTCATAGGTACTACCTATTAAAATGTTTAGGTTTTCCATGGCTTTACCAATGGTTACTCCTTTTTGCATCGCTTTTTTATTGTCGATTTTTAATTCGTACTGCGGATAGTTTGCAGAATAAAAAGTAAATAAACCTGTAAGCTCTTTTCGTTTTGATAACGATTCCATGAATTTGTTATTGATACGTTCAAATTCGTGGTAGTCTGTTGAGTTTGTTTTATCTAATAAACGCATTGAGAATCCTCCTGAAGATCCAAAACCTGGTACTGCTGGTGGTTCAAAATATTCTATAACCGCCCCTAAATCTTTGGTTTCTTCTTCTAATTCTTCCATGATTTCGTGAACTGAATGATGACGTTCTGACCATGGTTTTAAGTTAATTAAACAGGTACCTGCATTGGATCCTCTACCTTCGGTCATAATTTCATATCCTGCTAAAGATGAAACTGATTCTACTCCTT
Encoded proteins:
- a CDS encoding helicase HerA-like domain-containing protein — its product is MSKTEEFFNYIKEGYTTKGEFITLGAGMLGEETVTNAHVNIPLKTLNRHGLIAGATGTGKTKTLQVLAENMSEKGIPVLLMDVKGDLSGLAQPSPGHVKIDERHEKIGIPFTPTKFPIEILSISEQNGVRLRATVSEFGPVLLSRILDLTETQSGIVAIIFKYCDDNQLPLLDLKDFKKILQYITNEGKEEIKKEYGRISTASTGAILRKIVEIEQQGGDLFFGEKSFDVDDLTRIDENGRGVISVLRLTDIQDRPKLFSTFMLQLLAEVYETFPEQGDSGRPELVIFIDEAHLVFDEASKALLSQIESIVKLIRSKGIGLYFVTQNPKDVPEDVLAQLGMKIQHALRAFTAKDRKAIKLAAENYPDSEYYDTKEVLTQLGIGEALISVLNEKGIPTPLARTMLRAPMSRMDVLTDKEIKQVLDNSRLIPKYNDTIDRESAYEMLNEKIEKVNKEKTEEARKEEEEKTRRKSSTRSRSTRMNPIVKVLTSATFIRAAFGILKKVIK
- a CDS encoding 7-carboxy-7-deazaguanine synthase QueE, with translation MLKKEVQELINTGEMLPLMEEFYTIQGEGAHTGTAAYFIRIGGCDVGCHWCDVKESWDANLHPPTKTDIIVENAKKYAETVVITGGEPLMWSLDYITGQLQEKGIKTHIETSGAYDFSGVWDWFCLSPKKTKLPLERAYQEADELKMIIHNKNDFQFAEEQAAKVGKKCKLFLQPEWSKKEKMTPQIIDYVMEHPQWKISLQTHKYLNIP
- a CDS encoding cation diffusion facilitator family transporter, giving the protein MSKEELAIKTTYFSILSNTSLAIIKGLAGIFGNSYALIADAIESTTDIFSSLLVLLGLKYAKRPADKNHPYGHGKIEPLITFVVVAFLVTSATIIAYESIQNIQTPHKTPKPWTLLVLGAIIIWKEISFQVVIRKSKETNSSSLKADAWHHRSDAITSLMAFIGISIALIFKEGYETADDWAALLASFFILYNSYLIFRPALGEIMDEHVYDDLIEEIREKSMEVAGVLGTEKCFVRKAGMKYHVDLHAIVDSTITVKEGHDIAHKLKDYLREKLPDLGHVLIHIEPNEY
- a CDS encoding TolC family protein, which gives rise to MKTKRRSSFVIKKAHFLSVLVLLILCSCVPNQVLREENKAVPENFKNQPADSLSTATIKWRDFFSDSHLISLIDTALSNNQELNIMLQQVAISKNNIKAKKGEYLPFVNMYAGAELEKVGKYTRNGAVEENLDIREGEKFPEPLTDFSIGLSASWELDVWKKLRNEKKAAVLEYLASVEGKNFMVTNLVSEIANSYYELVALDNELSMVSQNLEIQKNALQMVKLQKQAARTTELAVRRFEASVLKNQSHLYELQQEIVETENKINFLVGRYPQPIERNSDNFIDKPIEGVKAGIPSQLLQNRPDLRRAEYELAAAKLNTKIARANFYPSIGIKAGVGLQAFKPKFLTSTPESLVYSLAGDIVGPLINRNAIKAAYKTANNKQLQAVYEYERAILNAYLEVANELSKIDNLKNSYDLKKQQVEALNESIDLSVRLFKSARAEYTEVLLTQREALESKIEIIETKRDQLLANVKVYKALGGGWN